One Paucibacter aquatile genomic window, AGTGGGCTTTCTGGGCAAGTAGTGCCGGCCCGGGCGATGAGCGCACGGCGATGGCGAAACAGGGCGCGATTATCCCCTGGAGGCGCCCGCCAGTCGTCATGGAGCTTTTGCGCCGGGCTTGCCCTTCGATTCGGCGCTTCGGTGCCGGGGTTTGGGTCGATACTGGACTCAGAATAGCGCCAGCCGCCTTGGCCGAGGACGTATGGGGTTCCCCGTGGCGCCCGGCGCGGCGATGGCAGCGCCGGTTCATCAAGGCATCATCATCGGCAACTTCTTTTTCTATCTCCAGGACGAGCAGCAGCAGATGGCGCACGACAGGCTGGGGGCCATGCGGGCCGGGGCACAGAGGACAGGGGGCATGCGCCGCGGCGCAGGTCTGTGTCCGCCTGGTGTGACGCTGCTCTTGGGCCTTGCGTTGCTGCCGGGCTTGGCGCAATCACAGCCCGGGCACATGTCGGCCAGCCAGGTGGCGCCGCCTGGAAGCGCCGGTTCAGCAGCCAGTTCCGCGCTGCGCAGTTCGCACAGCGAAGTGCCCGATCTCTGGACGCAGTTGGAGCGGGTCGAGCGCGGCGGCACGGCCCGAGCCGCCCTCAATCTGCCGGTGCTGGCAGCCTTGGAGGGGCGCGCGGCGCCGGGCAGCCTGGAGCTCTTGGAGTTGCTGGCCCTGCGTGGTTCGGCCCTGGTGGAAACCAAGGACACGGTGGCCCTGCAGCCATTGCTGGATCGCCTGAAAGCCTGGCCCGACAGTCGCCAACACGCTGCGGCCCAACTGGCCGAGGCCTGGGTGCGTGCGCAGCAACTCAATCGCGAGGGTAAGTCGGATCAGGCGCTCAAAGCCATGTCGACCTTGCCCACCGAATGGACGCCCGATATCCCTCTGAGCCTGATGGTGCGTTTTCTGAGTCAGCTTTGCATCGCCGAATCCGAAGCTGGGCGGGTCGAGCAGGCGATTGCCCATGCCAATCAGGCCTTGCAGCTGGCCGAGCGCTCGCGGGCGTCCTGGCGCCGCGCGGCTGGGCTGTCCAGCCTGGCCTATGCCTTGCTGCGTGCCCAGCAGTTTGAGCGGGCTGCCTCGGTCATCGAAGAGGCGCTGCAGGAGGCCGGGCGCGACCCCGACCCCATGTTGCTCTACCGCGTGCACAACACACGCGCCATCATCCTGAGCCAGCTCAAGCGCTTTGACCTGGCCCAGGCCTCCATGCAGATGGCCTTGAGCGCCGCACGCGACAGCGGCTCGCTGACCTTGCAGTCGCTGGCCCTGGCCAACTTCGGCGATTTCTACCTGCGCCAAGGCAATTTCGCCAAGGCCCGCCAGTATTCCGAGGAAGGCCTGGCCCTGGCCCGCCGCAACGAAGACAGCAGCAACGAAGCCTTGGCCCTGCACAACCTCGGCATCGCCCTGATTCAGCTGCGCCAGGTGGAGCAGGGCAAGGGCTATGTCATGCAGTCCATCACCGTCAGCCAGGCCCAGGGCTTGAATGGCCAGGTGGCCGACAGCCTGCACGAGCTGGGCGATGCGCTGGAGCGCATGGGGGATCTGGGCGGCGCCGCCCATGCCTTTCAGCAGCACCGGCGCATGATCGACCAGCAGCTGCGCGAAGAGACCCGCAGCGCCGTGCTCGAGTTGCAAGCCCAGTACGACGACGACCGCCGTGCCAAGGAAATGGCCCTGCTCAACCGCGACCACAGCCTCAAGCTGGAGCAGCTACGCGCCCGCGATCTGCAGCTGCAGCTCTGGGCGGCGGTGGGGGCGTGCGTGGTGCTGTCGGCCGTGCTCCTGGGCCTGGCCTACCAGCGCATCCGCAAGACCAATCTCGCGCTGGCGCACAGCAATGCAGCACTCAAGGTGCAGGGTGAGCGTGATCCACTCACCGGCCTGGCCAACCGGCGCCATTTTCAGACGGCCATCCGTCGCCTGGCCGAGCATGGCCAGCTGCGCGCCTCGGTGTTTTTGATCGACATCGATCATTTCAAACGCATCAACGACAGCCATGGTCACGCGGTCGGTGACGCGGTGTTGATCGAGGTGGCCGAGCGCCTGCGCAGCTGCCTGCGCGACGAGGACTTGCTGGTGCGCTGGGGCGGCGAGGAGTTCCTGATCGTCATCGATGCGCGCCAGCCGGCGCAGATTGAGCACCTGGCCCAGCGGCTCTTGAACCAGATTGCCCAGGCCCCGGTGCGCTTCGGCCCGGGCCTGGCCCAGCTGCTGCCCATCAGCGCGTCCATGGGCTTTGCCAGCTTCCCGGTGGCGCCCCACGACTGGACGGTGGACTGGGAGCGCGCCATCGCCCTGGTGGACACCTTGATGTACATGGCCAAGGCCCATGGCCGCAACCGCGCCTTCGGCCTGCAAAGCCTGGGCGCCGGGCAGGCCTCGCTCGATGCTGCTGGCTGCCTGGCGCTGAGCGAGCGCATGGAGGAGGCCTGGCAGCAAGGCGAGCTGGCCCTCTTGCAGCTGCAAGGTCCAAGTTTGCCCGCCAGCCCGTCCGCGGTGCCGAGCGAGGGTGGGTCATGAGTCGGTCCATGCCCTCGCACCGGGTTCAGAGGGCCGCCCGAGCCGCGGTGCTGCTGGCCTCATGGCTGTCGCTGTCACCGCTGGCGGCCCAGGACACTCGGCCACCCGAGGCTGCCATGTCGGGGGCGGCGCCCGCGGCCAGCGCCGCGCGCTTGACGCCGACCGCCTGGCCCTACGAGCGCAGCTTCGACGATTCGCTGGAGCTGTTGCTGCGCCAGGGTTTCGATCGACCCGAGCAAGCCCTGCAGCGCGTGCGTGCGATGCAAAAGGACCGGGCCATGGCCCGCCACAGCCTGCCTCTGTTGCTGGCTGAAGGCCGGCTGCTGGTGCTGGCGGGTGAGTTCACGCCGGCCCAGGCCTTGGCCGATCGATTGGCGCAGCACCCCGAGGCGCGTGACGCCGCTCTGCTTTTGCAAGCCGAGTGGGCGGATCGCCAAGGCCAGGGCATTCGTGCCACAGCCCTGGCTCGCCAGGCTTTGGCCGGTTTGAGCTTGCACTGTCCCAGCTCGGCCAGCCTGCAAAGCGTCCAGGCCTCGGGGGCGGGTGGGCGCTCGGCCTTGCCGGCCGCCTGCGATTTCCGCCTCAGCTGGTCGGCCCTGCGCCTGATCGAGCGCAACCAGATCCGCTCGGGCACCTTGCCCTTGGCCGAGGCCACGGTGCAGTGGGCCTTGGCTCTGGCACAGGCCGGTGGCGACCGTCATCTGGCGGCCAACAGCATGGGCACCCTGGCCATGTTGGCGCAGATGCAGGATCAGGCTGAGCAAGCCAAGCGCTGGCTGGTCCAGGCCCGGCAGCTGGCCCAGGGCGATGCACTGGCGCTGTTCAAGGTCAAGAACTACGAGGCCTTCGTGGCCAGCCATCGCCAGGACCACGCGGCCAAGCTGCGCGCGCTGGAAGAGTGCGTGGAGCTGGCGCGTCAGGCCGACGCACCACGCTGGCTTGCACAGGCGCAAAGCAATCTGGCAGATGCCTACCTACAGCTCAAGCAGCCGGCCCGGGCGCTGGAGGTGGCGCGCCAGGCCTTGCCTTTGTTCGAGCAGCGTGGCGACATCCGCATCCAGCGCACCATTCGTCACAATATGGCGGTGGCCTATGTGCAGCTGGGCGACTACGAGCAGGCCAAGCGCGAGGTGGCGCGCATCGAGGCCATGAGCCAGGGCCTGGTGGACCAGGGCCTGCGTGTACAGGAACTGCGCGAGCTCGGCGAGGCCTGGACCGAAGCCGGCCAGTTCAAGGAAGGCCTGGCCGCCTACCACCTGGAGCGGCGCCTGAGTGCCGAGTTGGTCGAGATGAATCGCGCCAGCGCCTTGCAGCAGCTGCAGCTCAAGTACGACAGCGAGCGCAAGCAGCGCGATCTGGAGCTGTTGCAGCGCGACCAGGCTCTGGTGGACCATCAGCTCGCCAACCGCCAGCGGGTGCAGCAAGTGGGCGTGGCCGTGGCCCTGCTCTTGGGTCTGTCGCTCATTCTGGTGGCGGCCATGGTGCAGCGGGTACGGGCTGCCCACAAGCGCCTGCGCGCCAACGAGCAACTGCTCAAGGCTCAGAGCGAACGCGACCCGCTGACCGACCTGGCCAACCGCCGCCATTTCCTGGCCGTGATGCAGGAGCATGCGCGGCGCGAGTTCCACGGTGCCTTGCTGATGGTGGACATCGACCACTTCAAGCATGTCAACGACCAGCATGGCCATGGGGTCGGCGATGTGGTGATCTGCGAGGTGGCCCGGCGCCTGAGCCTGGCCGTGCGGGCCGAAGACCTGGTGGTGCGCTGGGGCGGCGAGGAGTTTCTGGTCTTTGCGCCGGGTATTGCGCCCGAGGACTTGCTGCCTCTGGCCCAGCGCGTGCTGCAAGGCATTGGCGGTGAGCCGGTGGCCAGCAGCGAGGGGCCGCTGCGCATCACCGTGTCCATCGGCTGCGCGCATTTCCCGCTCCAGCCCAGCGGCCTGCCGCAGCATTGGGAGCAGGCGGTCAACTGGGCCGATATGGCGCTCTACACCGCCAAATCACGCGGCCGCAACCGGGCCGCCGCCATCGTCACTGTCAAGGCCGGCGACCGCCAGGCCTTGCAACAGATCGAGGCCGATTTTGACGCCGCCTGCTCCAGCGAGCGGGTGCAGCTGCAGCAGGTGCTGGGCCCCGGGGCCTGATCCCGGATCTCAGTCCTTGCCGGCCGGCGCTTCCGGCGCGTTGACGCCGTAGCGGTCGGCCTGGCGATCGCCGCGCACCCAGTGGGTGTAGACATCGGGCGTGATGGGCAGCATCTCGGCGTTCCATTGCTCCCACAGGGCGCGCATCGTCGCCAGGCGATCTGCTTGAGCCGATGCCAGATTGGCGCGCTCGCGCGGATCGCGGCTGAGGTCGAACAGGAATTCATGCTGGCGGATGCGCAGGTACTTCATCGTGCCCTCGCGCAGCGCCCGCTGGCCCTGGGCCTTGTAACGCCAGAACAAGCGGCGCGCCTGGAGCGGCTCTCGGCCTTGCAACACAGGCAGCAAGTCGATGCCGTCGCTGGCCAGAGCGGGCGCTGGCGCGCTGGCGGCGGCCAGCAAGGAGGGCAGCATGTCCATGCTGATGGCGGTTTGTTCACTGACGCCAGCCTGCAGCCGCGCCGGCCAGCGCAGGATCAGGGGCACGCGGATGCCGCCTTCCAGCAGCTCGGTTTTCTGGCCGCTGAAGGGCCAGGTGCGCGAGAAGCGTTCGCCGCCGTTGTCGCTGGTGAAGACCACCAGGGTGTTGTCCTCCAGCCCTTGCTCGCGCAAGGCTTGCAGCACCCGGCCGATGCCTCGGTCCATGGCCTGCACCATGCGGCCGTAGGTCTCCAGGCTGCCGCCGTCGTGGTGCAGCAGGCTCTTGAGCTGCCCGGCCAGGGCGGCATCCTCCGGGCCTTCCCAGGGCCAGTGCGGGGCGGTGTAGTGCAGGCTCAGGAACAGGGGGCGAGGGTCGGTCTTGCAGGCCTGGATCACTTCGACCGCCCGGCTGCTCAGCAGGTCGGTGTAGTAGCCCTGGGTGTCGAGCAGGCGCTCGCCGTCCCAGAAATCGACCTGCGCTTTGGGCCCGGTGCTGTCCTTGTGGTTGAAGTAGTCGATGCCGCCGCCGAGATTGCCGTAGAAACTTTCGTAGCCGCTTTTCAGCGGGCCGAAGGCCGGCGGGTGGCCGAGATGCCATTTGCCGACCAGGGTCGTGCGGTAGCCGGCCGCGCGCAGCTGGCCCGGCAGGGTGGGGTGATCGGGAGGCAGGCCGTGGGGCGAGTCGCGGCTGGGAATAGGCTCTTCCAGGCCCACGCGCAGGCGGTACTGGTAGCGGCCGGTGATCAGCGCCGTGCGCGTGGCCGAGCAGACCGGTGAATTGGCATAGGCCTGGGTCAGGCGCTGGCCTTGCGCGGCCATGCGGTCCAGCACCGGGGTGCTGAAATCGGTCTGACCATAGCAGCCGAGATCACCCCAGCCCAGGTCATCGGCCATGATGAAGACGATGTGGGGCGCGGCGCCGGCCGGCTTGGCGGTATCAGCCGCCAGGGCCGAGGCCGAGCCGGCCCCCAGGCCCAAACCGGCCGCGGCGCCCAGGCTGCGCTCCAGCCAGTCGCGTCGGCTCCAGTGGCCTCGGTGGGTGGGTGAATCGCTCATGCCGGTCTCCGCGGGGATGCAAAGCCGGGCATGCTAGCGCCGGCATCGGGCCCAGCCCCCCGGGGATTCACTGGTAGCTGCGCAGAATGGCGTTCAGCCGGCCTGATTTCTGCAGCTGCTCCATGGCCCGGCGCAGGGCGCGCAGCGTCTCTTCCGGCAGGTCGCGGCGGGCGTACAGGCTGTAGTTCTTTTCGTTGACGACAAAGGGCGGCGCGAAGCTGGCGCGATCGATGCCGGTCTGGCGCAGGGCGTAGCTGAGCAGGTAGTCGGAGGAGATCACGGCGTCGAGCCGCTCCAGGGCCAGCATGCGCACGCCCTGGAAGGGGTCGGCCATGGGGAACTTCTGGATCGCTTCGTCGTTGTTGATGCTCTCGTCGTAGAAGGCCCCGCGGGCC contains:
- a CDS encoding diguanylate cyclase domain-containing protein, with translation MSASQVAPPGSAGSAASSALRSSHSEVPDLWTQLERVERGGTARAALNLPVLAALEGRAAPGSLELLELLALRGSALVETKDTVALQPLLDRLKAWPDSRQHAAAQLAEAWVRAQQLNREGKSDQALKAMSTLPTEWTPDIPLSLMVRFLSQLCIAESEAGRVEQAIAHANQALQLAERSRASWRRAAGLSSLAYALLRAQQFERAASVIEEALQEAGRDPDPMLLYRVHNTRAIILSQLKRFDLAQASMQMALSAARDSGSLTLQSLALANFGDFYLRQGNFAKARQYSEEGLALARRNEDSSNEALALHNLGIALIQLRQVEQGKGYVMQSITVSQAQGLNGQVADSLHELGDALERMGDLGGAAHAFQQHRRMIDQQLREETRSAVLELQAQYDDDRRAKEMALLNRDHSLKLEQLRARDLQLQLWAAVGACVVLSAVLLGLAYQRIRKTNLALAHSNAALKVQGERDPLTGLANRRHFQTAIRRLAEHGQLRASVFLIDIDHFKRINDSHGHAVGDAVLIEVAERLRSCLRDEDLLVRWGGEEFLIVIDARQPAQIEHLAQRLLNQIAQAPVRFGPGLAQLLPISASMGFASFPVAPHDWTVDWERAIALVDTLMYMAKAHGRNRAFGLQSLGAGQASLDAAGCLALSERMEEAWQQGELALLQLQGPSLPASPSAVPSEGGS
- a CDS encoding tetratricopeptide repeat-containing diguanylate cyclase encodes the protein MPSHRVQRAARAAVLLASWLSLSPLAAQDTRPPEAAMSGAAPAASAARLTPTAWPYERSFDDSLELLLRQGFDRPEQALQRVRAMQKDRAMARHSLPLLLAEGRLLVLAGEFTPAQALADRLAQHPEARDAALLLQAEWADRQGQGIRATALARQALAGLSLHCPSSASLQSVQASGAGGRSALPAACDFRLSWSALRLIERNQIRSGTLPLAEATVQWALALAQAGGDRHLAANSMGTLAMLAQMQDQAEQAKRWLVQARQLAQGDALALFKVKNYEAFVASHRQDHAAKLRALEECVELARQADAPRWLAQAQSNLADAYLQLKQPARALEVARQALPLFEQRGDIRIQRTIRHNMAVAYVQLGDYEQAKREVARIEAMSQGLVDQGLRVQELRELGEAWTEAGQFKEGLAAYHLERRLSAELVEMNRASALQQLQLKYDSERKQRDLELLQRDQALVDHQLANRQRVQQVGVAVALLLGLSLILVAAMVQRVRAAHKRLRANEQLLKAQSERDPLTDLANRRHFLAVMQEHARREFHGALLMVDIDHFKHVNDQHGHGVGDVVICEVARRLSLAVRAEDLVVRWGGEEFLVFAPGIAPEDLLPLAQRVLQGIGGEPVASSEGPLRITVSIGCAHFPLQPSGLPQHWEQAVNWADMALYTAKSRGRNRAAAIVTVKAGDRQALQQIEADFDAACSSERVQLQQVLGPGA
- a CDS encoding sulfatase family protein; the encoded protein is MSDSPTHRGHWSRRDWLERSLGAAAGLGLGAGSASALAADTAKPAGAAPHIVFIMADDLGWGDLGCYGQTDFSTPVLDRMAAQGQRLTQAYANSPVCSATRTALITGRYQYRLRVGLEEPIPSRDSPHGLPPDHPTLPGQLRAAGYRTTLVGKWHLGHPPAFGPLKSGYESFYGNLGGGIDYFNHKDSTGPKAQVDFWDGERLLDTQGYYTDLLSSRAVEVIQACKTDPRPLFLSLHYTAPHWPWEGPEDAALAGQLKSLLHHDGGSLETYGRMVQAMDRGIGRVLQALREQGLEDNTLVVFTSDNGGERFSRTWPFSGQKTELLEGGIRVPLILRWPARLQAGVSEQTAISMDMLPSLLAAASAPAPALASDGIDLLPVLQGREPLQARRLFWRYKAQGQRALREGTMKYLRIRQHEFLFDLSRDPRERANLASAQADRLATMRALWEQWNAEMLPITPDVYTHWVRGDRQADRYGVNAPEAPAGKD